Proteins co-encoded in one Oncorhynchus nerka isolate Pitt River unplaced genomic scaffold, Oner_Uvic_2.0 unplaced_scaffold_1009, whole genome shotgun sequence genomic window:
- the LOC135570260 gene encoding RNA-binding protein NOB1-like isoform X1, whose product MMRTSLSKMAATMVEHVVVDAGGFLKKALLQDIGKNIYTLKDVVEEIRDKPTRRSLAFLPYQLNFREPYPEDIRLVTEFSKKTGDYPSLSATDIKVLALTYQLERENVGTDHLKKEPEVKVQVCSTRRHPEAPVGVAGFHFPSKRPADGLFSGRQTPADGLFSGRQRPAAQTQHSYNPPEIGEYNSFQFWRNPLPCFDTDLLELVNIEDLSISDSGAADTVHTEPETGSEEHKHSKNHSEEHSSGSEEEDEEDEEEEDGGGWITPSNIKQVQMETGIWASPVDVKVACLTTDFAMQNVLIQIGLHVLSVNGMLIKQARNYILRCHACFNLTSLCCRTTTNMNKVFCPHCGNRTLKKIAVTVSEDGNIQMHFSKNPKVLNPKGKRYSLPLPQGGKHGSNPHLVEDQRFPQQRVSRKARQKTDVLNPDYLAGGGSPFSDHDIYSRSANLHITDGAGGGGRRRANPNAARKKKC is encoded by the exons ATGATGCGGACGTCGCTATCCAAGATGGCGGCTACCATGGTGGAACATGTTGTCGTAGACGCAGGAGGATTTTTGAAGAAAGCACTTCTTCAG GACATTGGGAAGAATATCTACACGCTGAAGGATGTAGTAGAGGAAATTAGAGACAAGCCAACCCGGAGGAGCCTGGCATTCCTACCATATCAACTCAACTTCAGAGAGCCGTACCCAGAGGACATCAGATTAG TGACTGAGTTCTCCAAGAAGACGGGAGACTACCCCAGCCTTTCTGCCACAGACATCAAGGTGTTGGCTCTGACATACCAGTTGGAGAGGGAAAACGTTGGGACGGACCACCTGAAGAAAGAACCCGAGGTCAAG GTCCAGGTGTGCAGTACAAGGAGACATCCAGAGGCTCCCGTTGGCGTGGCAGGGTTCCACTTCCCCTCAAAG AGGCCAGCTGATGGGCTGTTCAGTGGCAGACAGACACCAGCTGATGGGCTGTTCAGTGGCAGACAGAGGCCAGCAGCACAGACACAGCACAGCTATAACCCTCCAGAGATCGGAGAGTACAACAGCTTCCAGTTCTGGAGGAATCCTCTGCCCTGCTTCGACACTGACCTGCTGGAACTAGTG AACATTGAGGACCTGTCAATATCAGACAGTGGAGCAGCAGacactgtccacacagaaccTGAAACCGGGTCAGAGGAACACAAACACTCAAAGAATCATTCAGAGGAGCACAGCAGTGGAtcggaggaggaagatgaggaggacgaggaggaggaggatggtggcGGTTGGATCACCCCTAGCAACATTAAACAGGTCCAGATGGAGACGGGGATCTGGGCGTCGCCTGTGGACGTTAAAGTGGCGTGTCTCACCACCGACTTCGCTATGCAG AACGTCCTGATTCAGATCGGGCTCCATGTCCTCTCTGTGAATGGGATGCTCATCAAACAGGCCAGGAATTACATCCTGCGATGCCACGCCTGTTTTAA TCTGACCTCTCTCTGTTGTAGGACCACCACCAACATGAATAAGGTCTTCTGTCCACACTGTGGCAACAGAACGCTGAAGAAGATAGCCGTGACTGTCAGCGAGGACGGAAACATCCAGATGCATTTCTCAAAGAACCCCAAAGTGCTCAACCCCAAAGGGAAGAGG TACTCCCTGCCCCTGCCACAAGGGGGCAAACACGGCAGCAACCCCCACCTGGTGGAGGACCAGCGTTTCCCCCAGCAGCGCGTGTCCCGTAAGGCCCGCCAGAAGACGGACGTCTTAAACCCAGACTACCTGGCCGGGGGCGGCTCACCTTTCTCTGATCACGACATCTACAGCCGCTCTGCCAACCTGCACATCACAGACGGCGCGGGCGGAGGGGGTCGGAGGCGGGCCAACCCCAACGCTGCCCGCAAGAAGAAATGTTGA
- the LOC135570260 gene encoding RNA-binding protein NOB1-like isoform X2 — protein MMRTSLSKMAATMVEHVVVDAGGFLKKALLQDIGKNIYTLKDVVEEIRDKPTRRSLAFLPYQLNFREPYPEDIRLVTEFSKKTGDYPSLSATDIKVLALTYQLERENVGTDHLKKEPEVKVQVCSTRRHPEAPVGVAGFHFPSKRPADGLFSGRQTPADGLFSGRQRPAAQTQHSYNPPEIGEYNSFQFWRNPLPCFDTDLLELVNIEDLSISDSGAADTVHTEPETGSEEHKHSKNHSEEHSSGSEEEDEEDEEEEDGGGWITPSNIKQVQMETGIWASPVDVKVACLTTDFAMQNVLIQIGLHVLSVNGMLIKQARNYILRCHACFKTTTNMNKVFCPHCGNRTLKKIAVTVSEDGNIQMHFSKNPKVLNPKGKRYSLPLPQGGKHGSNPHLVEDQRFPQQRVSRKARQKTDVLNPDYLAGGGSPFSDHDIYSRSANLHITDGAGGGGRRRANPNAARKKKC, from the exons ATGATGCGGACGTCGCTATCCAAGATGGCGGCTACCATGGTGGAACATGTTGTCGTAGACGCAGGAGGATTTTTGAAGAAAGCACTTCTTCAG GACATTGGGAAGAATATCTACACGCTGAAGGATGTAGTAGAGGAAATTAGAGACAAGCCAACCCGGAGGAGCCTGGCATTCCTACCATATCAACTCAACTTCAGAGAGCCGTACCCAGAGGACATCAGATTAG TGACTGAGTTCTCCAAGAAGACGGGAGACTACCCCAGCCTTTCTGCCACAGACATCAAGGTGTTGGCTCTGACATACCAGTTGGAGAGGGAAAACGTTGGGACGGACCACCTGAAGAAAGAACCCGAGGTCAAG GTCCAGGTGTGCAGTACAAGGAGACATCCAGAGGCTCCCGTTGGCGTGGCAGGGTTCCACTTCCCCTCAAAG AGGCCAGCTGATGGGCTGTTCAGTGGCAGACAGACACCAGCTGATGGGCTGTTCAGTGGCAGACAGAGGCCAGCAGCACAGACACAGCACAGCTATAACCCTCCAGAGATCGGAGAGTACAACAGCTTCCAGTTCTGGAGGAATCCTCTGCCCTGCTTCGACACTGACCTGCTGGAACTAGTG AACATTGAGGACCTGTCAATATCAGACAGTGGAGCAGCAGacactgtccacacagaaccTGAAACCGGGTCAGAGGAACACAAACACTCAAAGAATCATTCAGAGGAGCACAGCAGTGGAtcggaggaggaagatgaggaggacgaggaggaggaggatggtggcGGTTGGATCACCCCTAGCAACATTAAACAGGTCCAGATGGAGACGGGGATCTGGGCGTCGCCTGTGGACGTTAAAGTGGCGTGTCTCACCACCGACTTCGCTATGCAG AACGTCCTGATTCAGATCGGGCTCCATGTCCTCTCTGTGAATGGGATGCTCATCAAACAGGCCAGGAATTACATCCTGCGATGCCACGCCTGTTTTAA GACCACCACCAACATGAATAAGGTCTTCTGTCCACACTGTGGCAACAGAACGCTGAAGAAGATAGCCGTGACTGTCAGCGAGGACGGAAACATCCAGATGCATTTCTCAAAGAACCCCAAAGTGCTCAACCCCAAAGGGAAGAGG TACTCCCTGCCCCTGCCACAAGGGGGCAAACACGGCAGCAACCCCCACCTGGTGGAGGACCAGCGTTTCCCCCAGCAGCGCGTGTCCCGTAAGGCCCGCCAGAAGACGGACGTCTTAAACCCAGACTACCTGGCCGGGGGCGGCTCACCTTTCTCTGATCACGACATCTACAGCCGCTCTGCCAACCTGCACATCACAGACGGCGCGGGCGGAGGGGGTCGGAGGCGGGCCAACCCCAACGCTGCCCGCAAGAAGAAATGTTGA